The following are encoded together in the Thalassolituus oleivorans MIL-1 genome:
- the fadA gene encoding acetyl-CoA C-acyltransferase FadA, giving the protein MSYNPKDVVVVDAVRSPMGRSKGGVFRNVRAETISANVINALFERNPGVSPALVEDIIWGCVNQTLEQGFNVARQIGLMTVVPKEAGAQTVNRLCGSAMSAIHTAAQAIQTGNGDVFVVGGVEHMGHVNMQHGFDHNPEASKFSAKASNMMGLTAEMLGKMHGITRQQQDEFAARSHRLAQKATDEGKFKNEIVPMFGHDADGKEILVTQDETIRPETTAESLGKLRPAFDPKSGTVTAGTSSQITDGASAMLLMSYEKAMELGLKPRARIVAMAVAGVDAAIMGYGPVPATKKALKRAGLETTDIDYWELNEAFAAQSLPCVKDLKLKEIAEDRINIHGGAIALGHPLGCSGARISTTLINVLEQNNGKYGVSTMCIGLGQGIATVWERM; this is encoded by the coding sequence ATGTCTTACAATCCAAAAGACGTTGTAGTAGTAGATGCAGTGCGCTCACCAATGGGTCGTTCCAAAGGTGGCGTATTCCGCAATGTTCGCGCGGAAACTATCTCTGCTAACGTAATCAACGCACTGTTCGAACGTAACCCAGGCGTAAGCCCGGCGCTCGTTGAAGACATCATCTGGGGCTGTGTAAACCAGACTCTAGAACAAGGCTTTAACGTTGCACGTCAGATCGGTCTGATGACTGTTGTACCTAAAGAAGCGGGTGCACAAACTGTTAACCGTTTGTGCGGTTCAGCCATGTCAGCAATCCATACTGCTGCTCAAGCAATTCAAACTGGTAACGGCGATGTGTTCGTTGTTGGCGGTGTTGAGCACATGGGTCACGTAAACATGCAACATGGTTTCGACCACAACCCAGAAGCCTCTAAGTTCTCTGCGAAAGCATCGAACATGATGGGTTTAACAGCTGAAATGTTGGGCAAAATGCACGGCATTACTCGTCAACAACAAGATGAGTTCGCAGCACGTTCGCATCGTCTAGCGCAAAAAGCGACTGACGAAGGCAAGTTCAAGAACGAGATCGTTCCTATGTTCGGCCACGATGCAGACGGTAAAGAAATCCTAGTGACTCAAGACGAAACTATCCGTCCTGAAACCACTGCAGAAAGCCTAGGCAAGCTACGCCCAGCATTCGATCCTAAGAGCGGTACCGTTACTGCGGGTACTTCTTCACAGATCACTGATGGTGCGTCAGCTATGTTGCTGATGAGCTACGAAAAAGCGATGGAACTTGGTCTTAAGCCACGTGCTCGTATCGTAGCTATGGCAGTTGCCGGTGTTGACGCTGCAATCATGGGCTACGGCCCAGTACCAGCGACTAAGAAAGCACTTAAGCGTGCTGGCTTAGAAACTACCGACATCGACTACTGGGAATTGAACGAAGCATTTGCTGCTCAATCTCTACCATGTGTTAAAGATCTTAAGCTGAAAGAAATCGCTGAAGACCGCATTAACATTCATGGTGGTGCGATCGCACTGGGTCACCCACTGGGTTGTTCAGGCGCTCGTATTTCAACCACACTGATCAACGTTCTAGAACAGAACAATGGTAAGTATGGTGTGAGCACTATGTGTATTGGTTTGGGTCAGGGTATTGCGACCGTTTGGGAACGCATGTAA
- a CDS encoding AIPR family protein, giving the protein MAQKTNDQIILEQIIKERCAESGDELTVSEYFEIYSASEILKNYDLTYDDISYGIVGDGGDGGIDSIYTFINGEPLKEDTSVNTNQKKNHIELIIIQSKTSASFKEDAVIKFRESAQDLFNLANNPDDYAERYNADLIDKVKLFRDSYSKLAKTFPKIEIRYFYATQGDDVHPNVSGKVPKLQEDIVKMFGGAEFSFEFIGASELLEMTRNVPSTSRVLEVAESPIGTTAGSYLCLVSLSKYYEFISDSGSLARSIFESNVRDYQGSVVVNTGIRKTLENKDSENFWYLNNGVTIITPKAVMAGKQLTIEDPQIVNGLQTSHEIYQYFSQLESHEGDERAVLVRVICEEDEEARDRIIRATNSQTSIPPASLRSSDDIHRNIEDFLKSNGYYYDRKKNFYKNQGMPVSKIISISYMAQAMMAIMMLKPDSARARPSTLINSDVEYKKIFSLDKPIDIYLKAIQILKATETYLKPENCETQLERKTITNIKFYVAMIASIKIAGSSQEIEKKLSELPNVEVSNEILSDSLQVVLEKFNELGATDQVAKGSALVAKLLS; this is encoded by the coding sequence ATGGCTCAAAAAACAAATGATCAAATAATTCTTGAGCAAATCATCAAGGAGCGATGCGCCGAATCTGGTGATGAACTGACTGTATCAGAGTATTTTGAAATCTATTCGGCCTCTGAAATACTTAAGAATTATGATCTTACCTACGACGACATTTCATACGGGATAGTAGGTGATGGAGGAGATGGTGGTATTGATTCAATCTATACATTTATTAATGGCGAGCCATTAAAAGAAGATACATCAGTAAATACCAATCAGAAAAAAAATCATATTGAATTGATTATAATTCAGTCAAAAACTTCGGCGTCCTTTAAAGAAGATGCCGTAATCAAATTCAGGGAATCAGCCCAGGACTTGTTTAATCTAGCGAACAATCCGGACGATTATGCCGAGCGCTATAACGCAGACCTGATTGACAAGGTAAAGCTTTTTAGAGACTCCTATTCAAAACTAGCTAAGACATTTCCAAAAATAGAAATACGATATTTTTACGCGACTCAAGGTGACGATGTTCATCCAAATGTCTCTGGTAAAGTGCCGAAATTGCAGGAAGACATTGTCAAGATGTTTGGAGGTGCTGAGTTTTCTTTCGAATTTATTGGTGCATCAGAACTTCTTGAGATGACGAGAAATGTTCCTTCTACTTCAAGAGTCCTGGAAGTGGCTGAATCACCAATTGGTACGACCGCTGGTAGTTATCTATGTTTAGTGAGCTTGTCAAAATACTACGAGTTTATATCTGATTCTGGATCGTTGGCGCGAAGCATTTTCGAATCAAATGTCAGAGATTATCAAGGTAGTGTTGTCGTCAATACTGGCATACGAAAGACGCTTGAAAATAAGGATTCAGAGAATTTTTGGTATCTAAATAATGGTGTGACTATCATAACACCCAAAGCAGTAATGGCTGGTAAACAGCTTACAATTGAAGACCCTCAAATTGTTAATGGGCTTCAGACATCACATGAAATATACCAGTACTTCTCGCAGCTCGAAAGTCACGAGGGCGATGAAAGAGCAGTGCTTGTAAGGGTGATCTGTGAAGAAGATGAAGAAGCGAGAGACAGGATTATACGAGCAACTAACAGTCAAACATCCATCCCACCTGCATCATTAAGAAGCTCTGATGATATCCATAGAAATATTGAAGACTTTCTTAAGTCAAATGGCTATTACTATGATAGAAAGAAGAACTTTTATAAAAATCAAGGAATGCCTGTTTCTAAGATAATTAGCATTTCTTATATGGCACAGGCGATGATGGCTATCATGATGTTGAAGCCTGATAGCGCAAGGGCTCGTCCTTCGACACTGATAAATTCAGATGTGGAATACAAGAAAATATTTAGCTTAGACAAACCAATTGATATATACCTGAAAGCTATTCAAATACTGAAAGCAACCGAAACATATCTCAAGCCAGAAAATTGTGAGACTCAATTAGAAAGAAAAACGATTACTAATATCAAGTTTTATGTGGCGATGATTGCGAGCATTAAAATAGCAGGATCATCGCAAGAGATAGAGAAAAAACTTTCAGAGTTGCCGAACGTAGAGGTATCTAACGAAATTCTTAGTGATTCACTTCAAGTGGTGCTTGAGAAGTTTAATGAATTAGGCGCAACCGACCAAGTTGCAAAGGGCTCGGCTCTTGTAGCTAAGCTCCTGAGCTAA
- a CDS encoding DUF6160 family protein, with protein sequence MKLPLLSCLVLLTPVSAFAELVPASDFELSNATGQAGVDLTLDFDLTIGEIKYTDDDVFDGGSLSVSGVTLGGGAGRTTLFGEAVTNTSRIDNLTFAIDVDSTGALVIDGGSNGANGEQFVDFNIHVDQVALKNASNQVGAVLVDSMNIYGALGQFRTVISEQEWQFNGLPVNRTTITGDLSFGIDDLDLDLSSMLGVQIYDAVLLGGDYIDDTPGSSLASFHYAIAAFDEGVGIDFKGGAAGQNVFDLVMPTVYVGNGLIGGITLDDVSIRGVDLFIAGH encoded by the coding sequence GTGAAATTACCTCTATTATCCTGTCTCGTACTTTTAACACCTGTTTCTGCCTTTGCTGAACTAGTTCCTGCGTCTGACTTTGAGTTGTCCAATGCCACTGGTCAGGCTGGTGTGGATCTAACTCTCGATTTCGATCTAACCATTGGTGAAATTAAATATACCGATGACGACGTATTCGATGGCGGCTCGTTATCTGTTTCTGGCGTTACCTTAGGTGGTGGTGCAGGCCGTACAACCCTATTTGGCGAAGCCGTTACCAATACCTCTCGTATTGATAACCTCACCTTCGCGATTGATGTCGACAGCACGGGTGCTCTAGTTATTGATGGCGGCTCTAACGGCGCCAATGGCGAACAGTTTGTTGATTTCAACATTCATGTTGACCAAGTAGCGTTGAAAAACGCATCTAACCAAGTAGGTGCAGTGCTAGTTGATAGCATGAATATCTACGGTGCGCTTGGACAGTTCAGAACCGTGATTTCAGAACAAGAATGGCAGTTCAACGGCCTTCCGGTTAATCGCACAACCATCACAGGTGACCTTAGCTTTGGTATTGATGATCTTGATCTCGATTTAAGCTCTATGTTGGGTGTGCAGATATATGATGCCGTCTTACTCGGTGGTGACTATATCGACGACACGCCAGGTTCAAGCTTAGCCAGCTTCCATTATGCAATTGCCGCTTTTGATGAAGGTGTAGGAATAGATTTTAAAGGCGGCGCTGCTGGCCAAAACGTTTTCGATCTTGTAATGCCAACCGTATATGTCGGTAATGGTTTAATCGGCGGTATTACCTTAGACGACGTATCTATTCGCGGTGTTGATTTGTTTATTGCTGGTCACTAA
- the fadB gene encoding fatty acid oxidation complex subunit alpha FadB: MIYEGKAITVTMIEGGIAELKFDLQGDSVNKFNRVTLEDLKASVEAIQGNSDVKGVLVTSGKDVFIVGADITEFGEAFKQSEEEIAAWGLEANKIFSAIEDLPVPTLTAINGIALGGGFEMCLSTDLRVMSDKAKVGLPEVKLGLMPGFGGTVRLPRVIGADNAIEWICMGAENKPEKALKDGAVDSVVTADKLKEVSIAMLQSAIAGEINWQARREEKTSKLKLDTLEQMMVFETAKGFVAGQTKGHYPAPIVAIKSMQKAANFGRDKALEVEAKGFAQLAKTSESNALIGLFMNDQLLKKKAKDYDKAAKPTNMAAVLGAGIMGGGIAYQSALKGTPILMKDIAEAGIELGLNEANKLLSKRVERKKMKPAQMGEALNRIRPTLTYGDFGNVDTVVEAVVENPKVKKMVLAELEDNVRPDTIITSNTSTISIDLLAADLKRPENFLGMHFFNPVNMMPLVEIIRGAKTSPEAVATVVSYAKKMGKTPIVVNDCPGFLVNRVLFPYFAGFAGLVRHGADFQTVDKVMEKFGFPMGPAYLLDVVGIDTGHHANEVMAEGFPDRMKADFKSAMDVMYEENRLGQKNGKGFYVYETDAKGKPKKTVDAGVYDLLKPVVAESREFTNEELIERMMIPMCIEIARCLEEGIVDTPAEADMGLIFGIGFPPFRGGACRYMDSLGMANFVASCDKYAELGNLYKPTDRMREMAANGESYFG, translated from the coding sequence ATGATTTACGAAGGTAAAGCCATCACGGTAACTATGATCGAAGGCGGCATCGCCGAATTGAAATTCGATCTACAAGGCGACTCTGTTAACAAGTTTAACCGTGTAACCCTGGAAGACCTTAAGGCATCTGTAGAAGCAATCCAAGGTAACAGCGACGTTAAAGGCGTTCTTGTTACTTCTGGCAAAGACGTTTTCATCGTAGGCGCGGACATCACCGAATTCGGTGAAGCGTTCAAGCAAAGCGAAGAAGAAATCGCAGCTTGGGGCTTAGAAGCTAACAAAATCTTCAGCGCTATCGAAGATCTGCCAGTTCCAACCCTGACTGCTATCAATGGCATCGCATTGGGTGGCGGTTTTGAAATGTGTTTGTCGACTGACCTACGTGTTATGTCTGACAAAGCAAAGGTGGGTCTGCCAGAAGTTAAGTTAGGCTTAATGCCAGGCTTCGGCGGTACTGTTCGTCTGCCACGCGTTATCGGCGCAGACAATGCCATCGAATGGATCTGCATGGGCGCAGAGAACAAGCCAGAAAAAGCACTGAAAGACGGTGCTGTTGATTCTGTTGTTACTGCCGACAAGCTGAAAGAAGTATCTATTGCTATGTTGCAATCTGCGATTGCAGGCGAAATCAACTGGCAAGCTCGTCGTGAAGAGAAAACATCTAAGTTGAAACTCGACACGCTAGAGCAAATGATGGTTTTCGAAACCGCTAAAGGTTTCGTTGCTGGCCAAACCAAAGGTCACTACCCAGCGCCAATCGTTGCAATCAAGTCTATGCAGAAAGCTGCAAACTTTGGTCGTGACAAAGCGCTAGAAGTAGAAGCTAAAGGTTTCGCACAACTGGCTAAAACATCTGAAAGCAATGCATTGATCGGTTTGTTCATGAACGATCAGTTGTTGAAGAAAAAAGCCAAAGATTACGACAAAGCGGCTAAGCCTACTAACATGGCAGCTGTATTAGGCGCAGGCATCATGGGTGGCGGTATTGCTTACCAGTCAGCCTTGAAAGGCACGCCTATCTTAATGAAAGATATCGCTGAAGCAGGTATCGAGTTGGGCTTGAACGAAGCCAACAAACTGCTTTCTAAGCGTGTAGAACGTAAGAAAATGAAGCCAGCTCAAATGGGTGAAGCGTTAAACCGCATTCGTCCTACTTTGACTTACGGCGATTTCGGTAACGTAGACACCGTAGTAGAAGCGGTTGTTGAAAACCCGAAAGTTAAGAAAATGGTATTGGCTGAACTAGAAGATAACGTTCGTCCCGACACCATCATCACATCTAACACATCAACGATTTCTATCGATTTGTTGGCTGCTGATCTTAAGCGTCCTGAAAACTTCTTGGGTATGCACTTCTTTAACCCAGTAAACATGATGCCATTGGTAGAAATTATTCGCGGTGCGAAGACGTCTCCAGAAGCCGTTGCTACTGTGGTTTCATACGCTAAGAAAATGGGCAAAACACCAATCGTTGTTAACGATTGCCCTGGTTTCTTAGTTAACCGCGTATTGTTCCCTTACTTCGCTGGTTTCGCAGGCTTGGTTCGTCACGGTGCTGACTTCCAAACTGTTGATAAAGTGATGGAGAAGTTCGGTTTCCCAATGGGTCCAGCTTACTTGCTAGACGTTGTTGGTATCGACACTGGTCACCATGCAAACGAAGTGATGGCAGAAGGTTTCCCAGATCGCATGAAGGCTGACTTCAAGTCGGCAATGGATGTGATGTACGAAGAAAACCGTCTTGGCCAGAAAAACGGTAAAGGTTTCTACGTTTATGAAACTGATGCCAAAGGTAAGCCTAAGAAGACTGTTGACGCTGGCGTTTACGACCTACTCAAGCCAGTGGTTGCAGAAAGCCGTGAATTCACTAACGAAGAACTGATCGAGCGCATGATGATCCCAATGTGCATCGAAATCGCTCGCTGCTTGGAAGAGGGTATCGTTGATACACCAGCCGAAGCAGATATGGGCTTGATCTTCGGTATCGGCTTCCCTCCATTCCGTGGTGGTGCGTGCCGTTACATGGATTCTCTAGGTATGGCTAACTTCGTTGCTTCATGCGACAAGTACGCTGAACTGGGTAATCTGTACAAACCAACCGATCGTATGCGTGAAATGGCTGCGAACGGCGAAAGCTACTTCGGTTAA